One window from the genome of Bufo bufo chromosome 4, aBufBuf1.1, whole genome shotgun sequence encodes:
- the RPL22L1 gene encoding 60S ribosomal protein L22-like 1, producing MAPKVKKVQKERKSKKAWRFTLDLTHPVEDGIFDSVNFEQFLREKVKVNGKTGNLGNIVHIERTKSKINVASEKQFSKRYLKYLTKKYLKKNNLRDWLRVVASDKETYELRYFQISQDDESESEE from the exons ATGGCGCCG AAAGTTAAAAaggtgcagaaggaaagaaagTCAAAGAAGGCCTGGAGGTTTACTCTGGACCTTACCCATCCTGTGGAAGATGGAATCTTTGACTCGGTCAACTTT GAGCAGTTTCTAAGGGAGAAGGTGAAAGTGAATGGTAAAACCGGGAACCTTGGAAACATTGTTCACATTGAACGTACAAAGAGCAAGATAAATGTGGCGTCTGAGAAGCAGTTCTCCAAAAG GTACCTTAAATACCTTACGAAAAAATACCTGAAGAAAAACAACTTGCGTGACTGGCTGCGTGTAGTTGCTTCTGATAAGGAGACCTATGAACTTAGGTACTTCCAAATCAGCCAAGATGATGAGTCTGAATCAGAAGAATAA